Proteins encoded in a region of the Zea mays cultivar B73 chromosome 4, Zm-B73-REFERENCE-NAM-5.0, whole genome shotgun sequence genome:
- the LOC103628548 gene encoding uncharacterized protein isoform X1 yields the protein MRKVDRPPTNPKRLIIESSQECFSVDIPRSTDIADPTNTPSDGDPPQHRKTGVAAAAKNIAMPNVDDDDDFEPPKKKCNISMDAPNKTQKLNIRCNPGDVLASIQILNERQRQAIVRKGFSSILDMTIDAIGCRTLLCWLMQKLDPRDMTLRIGPDKELKITKQTVHQILGLPNLGGGKPLNINEANAAAALRASLNISKDEFVISKLQDRLRLGQDDDLSIRYFFLILFNRLLFPTASWSISFNEVVLTEEMERFPQIDWCHLIFSDLCEAAQRWHNRSINNVSATIYGCSIIVLLYYLDHLHHAAAPNNKNGTPRIKYFNKNIIRALSMADKRKPRQGGEPFGVCPFRSSSETCYVSKSPTTCQIEFPMRPETFDEDPNQHDRLPNIIIQLPLMQDLMANKIQMLPVHQRQKFQATLIDYDLEVGKIFASIKQCLNTIGTKQSNLAATFGELIDEVLRADESVTPNTQGQTVVGGTVENDSGPVFDKTPIGSVSAPGLFLSELECARALRAYLCSRFIELDRNIIDFGEHRANCCDIQQSFADGACLDNVFMQCFIECVRDDWSKHIPPLNAHQLILDVNVGAILNFEEQEQHSKSPRPFDPSVLESYLLKTLPSFKQLDDYKSIMVPMLRSGHWTLYVVNLQIGRIHVLDSNPYGPEMGGTIWKNYHCIPMDLGDRKVSWARLMMSRLNLAIQNARPRSALPAFLKYPIELMNNCPTMKLGSNDCGFFVMRYMQNYDYMVGAMNAVIDPDYSEDIRSLVLHYLIFHRLNRNSFVVSHLDRFKFSQ from the exons ATGCGGAAGGTTGATCGACCCCCAACCAATCCGAAGCGTTTAATCATTGAGTCAAGTCAAGAATGTTTCAGTGTTGACATTCCACGCTCGACTGACATAGCAGACCCTACAAATACGCCGTCTGATGGTGATCCTCCGCAGCATAGAAAGACGGGCGTTGCAGCTGCTGCTAAAAACATTGCTATGCCTAAtgtggatgatgatgatgactttgAGCCACccaaaaagaagtgcaatatctcAATGGATGCCCCAAATAAGACGCAG AAGCTCAACATCAGATGCAACCCAGGAGATGTTCTTGCGTCCATTCAGATATTGAATGAAAGGCAACGTCAAGCTATAGTCAGAAAAGGATTTTCTAGTATTCTTGACATGACAATTGATGCAATTGGATGTCGAACACTTCTCTGTTGGCTCATGCAGAAGCTAGACCCCAGGGACATGACTCTTCGTATTGGTCCAGACAAAGAACTCAAAATCACCAAGCAGACTGTCCATCAGATATTGGGTCTTCCAAATTTGGGTGGTGGAAAGCCCCTTAATATTAATGAAGCGAACGCTGCGGCAGCACTTCGGGCCTCATTGAATATTAGCAAGGATGAGTTTGTTATTTCAAAGCTCCAAGACagattgaggctaggccaggatgaTGATCTTTCTATCAGATATTTTTTTCTCATTCTCTTCAATCGGCTGCTATTCCCAACAGCTAGCTGGTCTATTTCTTTCAATGAGGTTGTACTTACAGAAGAAATGGAGCGATTCCCTCAAATTGAttggtgccatctaatttttagTGACTTATGTGAGGCTGCCCAGAGATGGCACAACAGGAGCATTAACAATGTGTCGGCGACGATATATGGCTGTTCCATCATTGTTCTT ctgtattatttggatcatttGCATCATGCTGCTGCTCCAAACAACAAAAATGGCACTCCACGCATAAAATATTTTAATAAGAATATTATAAGGGCGTTGTCAATGGCCGATAAGCGGAAGCCTCGCCAGGGTGGTGAACCATTTGGTGTTTGCCCT TTTCGTAGCAGCAGTGAGACATGTTACGTCTCAAAATCGCCAACTACTTGCCAGATTGAG TTTCCTATGAGGCCAGAAACTTTTGATGAAGACCCAAATCAACATGATCGACTTCCCAATATAATCATCCAACTCCCTCTTATGCAAGACTTGATGGCAAATAAGATTCAGATGCTTCCTGTACATCAACGCCAGAAGTTCCAAGCTACGTTGATTGATTATGACTTAGAGGTTGGCAAAATATTTGCCTCTATCAAGCAATGTTTGAATACTATTGGTACAAAGCAGTCCAATCTAGCTGCTACATTTGGAGAATTGATTGATGAGGTTCTTCGGGCCGATGAATCTGTTACACCAAATACT CAAGGTCAGACAGTGGTAGGTGGCACAGTTGAAAATGATTCTGGACCAGTATTTGACAAGACTCCTATTGGGAGTGTTTCTGCACCAGGTCTCTTCTTATCTGAATTAGAATGTGCTCGCGCTCTTCGGGCATACTTGTGTTCTAGGTTCATTGAATTGGACAG AAATATAATTGACTTTGGTGAACATCGCGCCAATTGTTGTGACATACAACAATCTTTTGCTGATGGCGCATGTCTCGACAacgtgtttatgcaatgtttcattGAGTGTGTCCGTGATGACTGGTCTAAACATATTCCTCCACTCAATGCTCACCAGCTCATTCTAGATGTTAATGTTGGG GCTATATTGAACTTTGAGGAGCAGGAGCAACATAGTAAGTCTCCTCGTCCATTTGACCCTTCAGTTTTGGAGAGTTACCTATTGAAGACACTGCCTTCTTTCAAGCAGCTGGATGACTACAAATCA ATAATGGTACCCATGCTACGATCTGGACATTGGACATTGTATGTTGTTAATCTTCAGATTGGACGCATACATGTGTTAGATTCCAACCCTTATGGACCAGAGATGGGTGGGACTATCTGGAAAAATTACCATTGTATACCTATGGATTTGGGTGATAGGAAGGTTTCATGGGCCAGGTTAATGATGAGTAGGCTCAATCTAGCTATTCAAAATGCTCGACCAAGATCAGCTCTCCCTGCTTTTTTGAAGTACCCTATTGAACTCATGAATAACTGCCCAACAATGAAATTGGGGTCTAATGATTGTGGATTCTTTGTCATGAGATATATGCAGAACTACGACTACATGGTTGGAGCTATGAATGCAGTCATTGATCCG GATTATTCAGAGGACATTCGCTCTCTTGTACTGCATTACCTAATATTCCATCGACTAAATAGAAACAGCTTCGTGGTCTCCCACCTGGACAGATTCAAGTTCTCTCAGTAG
- the LOC103628548 gene encoding uncharacterized protein isoform X6, which translates to MWMMMMTLSHPKRSAISQWMPQIRRSDLCEAAQRWHNRSINNVSATIYGCSIIVLLYYLDHLHHAAAPNNKNGTPRIKYFNKNIIRALSMADKRKPRQGGEPFGVCPFRSSSETCYVSKSPTTCQIEFPMRPETFDEDPNQHDRLPNIIIQLPLMQDLMANKIQMLPVHQRQKFQATLIDYDLEVGKIFASIKQCLNTIGTKQSNLAATFGELIDEVLRADESVTPNTQGQTVVGGTVENDSGPVFDKTPIGSVSAPGLFLSELECARALRAYLCSRFIELDRNIIDFGEHRANCCDIQQSFADGACLDNVFMQCFIECVRDDWSKHIPPLNAHQLILDVNVGAILNFEEQEQHSKSPRPFDPSVLESYLLKTLPSFKQLDDYKSIMVPMLRSGHWTLYVVNLQIGRIHVLDSNPYGPEMGGTIWKNYHCIPMDLGDRKVSWARLMMSRLNLAIQNARPRSALPAFLKYPIELMNNCPTMKLGSNDCGFFVMRYMQNYDYMVGAMNAVIDPDYSEDIRSLVLHYLIFHRLNRNSFVVSHLDRFKFSQ; encoded by the exons AtgtggatgatgatgatgactttgAGCCACccaaaaagaagtgcaatatctcAATGGATGCCCCAAATAAGACGCAG TGACTTATGTGAGGCTGCCCAGAGATGGCACAACAGGAGCATTAACAATGTGTCGGCGACGATATATGGCTGTTCCATCATTGTTCTT ctgtattatttggatcatttGCATCATGCTGCTGCTCCAAACAACAAAAATGGCACTCCACGCATAAAATATTTTAATAAGAATATTATAAGGGCGTTGTCAATGGCCGATAAGCGGAAGCCTCGCCAGGGTGGTGAACCATTTGGTGTTTGCCCT TTTCGTAGCAGCAGTGAGACATGTTACGTCTCAAAATCGCCAACTACTTGCCAGATTGAG TTTCCTATGAGGCCAGAAACTTTTGATGAAGACCCAAATCAACATGATCGACTTCCCAATATAATCATCCAACTCCCTCTTATGCAAGACTTGATGGCAAATAAGATTCAGATGCTTCCTGTACATCAACGCCAGAAGTTCCAAGCTACGTTGATTGATTATGACTTAGAGGTTGGCAAAATATTTGCCTCTATCAAGCAATGTTTGAATACTATTGGTACAAAGCAGTCCAATCTAGCTGCTACATTTGGAGAATTGATTGATGAGGTTCTTCGGGCCGATGAATCTGTTACACCAAATACT CAAGGTCAGACAGTGGTAGGTGGCACAGTTGAAAATGATTCTGGACCAGTATTTGACAAGACTCCTATTGGGAGTGTTTCTGCACCAGGTCTCTTCTTATCTGAATTAGAATGTGCTCGCGCTCTTCGGGCATACTTGTGTTCTAGGTTCATTGAATTGGACAG AAATATAATTGACTTTGGTGAACATCGCGCCAATTGTTGTGACATACAACAATCTTTTGCTGATGGCGCATGTCTCGACAacgtgtttatgcaatgtttcattGAGTGTGTCCGTGATGACTGGTCTAAACATATTCCTCCACTCAATGCTCACCAGCTCATTCTAGATGTTAATGTTGGG GCTATATTGAACTTTGAGGAGCAGGAGCAACATAGTAAGTCTCCTCGTCCATTTGACCCTTCAGTTTTGGAGAGTTACCTATTGAAGACACTGCCTTCTTTCAAGCAGCTGGATGACTACAAATCA ATAATGGTACCCATGCTACGATCTGGACATTGGACATTGTATGTTGTTAATCTTCAGATTGGACGCATACATGTGTTAGATTCCAACCCTTATGGACCAGAGATGGGTGGGACTATCTGGAAAAATTACCATTGTATACCTATGGATTTGGGTGATAGGAAGGTTTCATGGGCCAGGTTAATGATGAGTAGGCTCAATCTAGCTATTCAAAATGCTCGACCAAGATCAGCTCTCCCTGCTTTTTTGAAGTACCCTATTGAACTCATGAATAACTGCCCAACAATGAAATTGGGGTCTAATGATTGTGGATTCTTTGTCATGAGATATATGCAGAACTACGACTACATGGTTGGAGCTATGAATGCAGTCATTGATCCG GATTATTCAGAGGACATTCGCTCTCTTGTACTGCATTACCTAATATTCCATCGACTAAATAGAAACAGCTTCGTGGTCTCCCACCTGGACAGATTCAAGTTCTCTCAGTAG